The following proteins come from a genomic window of Ailuropoda melanoleuca isolate Jingjing chromosome 2, ASM200744v2, whole genome shotgun sequence:
- the GUCA2B gene encoding guanylate cyclase activator 2B has translation MCGRGVSGLLSGVAVVLLLLLQGAHSVYIQHQGFQVQLESVKKLSDLEKQWGPNPRLQTQRLTPFVCHHPALPPDLQPVCESEEAARVFQALKSIANDDCELCVNVACTGCLREGRLP, from the exons ATGTGCGGCAGAGGGGTGTCAGGGCTCCTGTCCGGGGTGGCTGTtgtcctcctgctgctgctgcagggTGCACACTCAGTCTACATTCAG CACCAAGGCTTCCAGGTCCAGCTGGAGTCAGTAAAGAAACTTAGTGACCTGGAGAAGCAGTGGGGGCCCAACCCCCGCCTCCAGACTCAGAGACTCACGCCCTTCGTGTGTCACCACCCGGCCCTGCCGCCGGACCTCCAGCCTGTCTGCGAGTCGGAGGAAGCTGCCCGAGTCTTCCAGGCCTTGA agAGCATCGCTAACGACGACTGTGAGCTGTGTGTGAATGTCGCCTGCACCGGCTGCCTCAGAGAGGGCCGGCTGCCCTGA
- the GUCA2A gene encoding guanylin, with product MNTFLFCALCLLGGWAVLAGGVTVQDGKFSFPLDSVKKLKDLRELQEPSIWKGRKSAGPAAPRVCSHLKFPAELRPLCKETDAQDILLRLEAIAEDPSVCEICAFAACAGC from the exons ATGAACACCTTCCTCTTCTGTGCACTGTGCCTCCTCGGGGGCTGGGCTGTCCTGGCAGGGGGAGTCACCGTGCAG GATGGaaagttctcttttcctctggacTCAGTGAAGAAGCTCAAGGACctccgggagctccaggagcccagcATCTGGAAGGGCAGGAAGAGTGCTGGGCCCGCGGCTCCCCGAGTCTGCAGCCACCTGAAGTTTCCCGCGGAACTCAGGCCTCTCTGCAAGGAGACCGATGCCCAGGACATCCTCCTCAGGCTGG AGGCCATCGCCGAGGACCCGAGCGTCTGCGAGATCTGTGCCTTCGCCGCCTGCGCCGGATGCTAG